In Corylus avellana chromosome ca2, CavTom2PMs-1.0, the following proteins share a genomic window:
- the LOC132169771 gene encoding uncharacterized protein LOC132169771 translates to MTEELTTLWGKLTLMEEEDVRLGISENGIAPLVDRGNACVVGKLLADRTVGKEIVKTPLLRAWQPTGRVSFKTLGPNLFLIDFEHEWDKSRIMEGRPWTFDGHLVSLLDFDGITPPSQLHFEKAAFWIRMYNLPLACMGKAIGQQIGASVGEVEEVDVDEDGVGWGEYLRVRVTLDLAKPLSRGRTITLRNNTLWVPFQYEKIPKYCFRCGVIRHGTRGCVRVGGQRAYGRETEPEFGPWLRVPSPNRRRGTGGGWNHGGKWGRNQPENFFEGDRQHQQWRHMGDVGGGVGAEHGGGSAGTATTPVKGGSNNVSRNSSLSPSKRGSGNKGALKEKERVVMGGADLAQTVMGRLYGDISSNNGEGEGRGESKGGKVSEEINCNKGKNIYVGQWDTIKEKMVWDSLDKVNGVQFIREISSGDKLAGKANRVVTSVQHEEGNGLFTFGSKSTYPSGHADESPMVNTRYGKKRGKKTDLGRAGDGENSRKRKIHGENTEVDSLQGKRNRYADSPGEGDNEVAVAAEQPRHQI, encoded by the coding sequence ATGACTGAGGAGTTGACGACACTGTGGGGCAAACTGACGTTGATGGAGGAGGAGGATGTGCGATTGGGGATTTCTGAGAATGGGATTGCACCATTGGTGGACAGAGGCAACGCGTGTGTGGTTGGGAAACTGTTGGCTGATAGAACAGTGGGAAAAGAGATAGTGAAGACGCCATTGCTACGTGCGTGGCAACCAACTGGTAGGGTTTCTTTCAAAACTTTGGGGCCAAATCTTTTCCTCATTGATTTTGAACATGAATGGGATAAATCCCGAATAATGGAGGGTAGACCATGGACGTTTGATGGGCATTTAGTCTCTTTACTGGACTTTGATGGGATAACCCCACCTTCTCAATTGCATTTTGAGAAGGCGGCATTTTGGATTCGCATGTATAATTTGCCTCTGGCGTGCATGGGGAAGGCGATTGGGCAACAGATTGGAGCATCGGTTGGTGAGGTGGAAGAGGTGGATGTCGACGAAGATGGAGTAGGGTGGGGCGAATATCTTAGAGTGCGAGTCACTCTAGACCTAGCAAAGCCTTTATCCCGGGGGAGAACTATCACACTTCGGAACAATACACTTTGGGTTCCTTTTCAGTACGAAAAGATCCCAAAGTACTGTTTCAGGTGTGGTGTCATCAGGCATGGTACCAGGGGGTGTGTACGGGTAGGAGGACAGCGGGCATATGGAAGAGAGACGGAGCCTGAGTTTGGGCCGTGGCTTAGAGTCCCCTCACCGAACAGACGACGGGGAACAGGTGGAGGATGGAATCATGGCGGAAAGTGGGGACGCAATCAACCAGAGAATTTTTTCGAAGGAGATCGTCAACACCAGCAATGGAGACACATGGGGGATGTCGGTGGAGGTGTTGGGGCTGAACACGGCGGTGGGTCAGCTGGAACAGCCACAACGCCGGTGAAGGGAGGGAGTAATAATGTATCCCGGAATTCCAGCCTATCTCCTTCCAAAAGAGGTAGCGGGAATAAGGGAGCATTAAAGGAGAAAGAAAGGGTAGTTATGGGAGGAGCAGATCTTGCGCAAACTGTTATGGGACGACTTTATGGAGATATTAGCAGTAATAATGGAGAAGGGGAAGGAAGGGGAGAGTCAAAAGGAGGAAAAGTTAGTGAGGAAATTAATtgtaataaaggaaaaaatatttacGTTGGGCAATGGGataccataaaagaaaaaatggtatGGGATTCCTTGGACAAAGTCAATGGTGTGCAATTTATAAGGGAGATTTCAAGTGGTGATAAGCTGGCAGGGAAAGCAAATCGGGTTGTGACATCTGTGCAACATGAAGAGGGCAATGGGCTCTTTACTTTTGGAAGCAAATCAACGTACCCAAGTGGGCATGCAGATGAGTCTCCAATGGTAAACACACGTTATGGGAAAAAACGTGGGAAAAAAACAGATTTGGGCCGAGCTGGTGATGGGGAAAATTCTAGAAAGCGAAAAATTCATGGGGAGAACACAGAGGTGGACAGCTTGCAAGGAAAGCGCAACAGGTATGCGGATTCACCTGGCGAGGGAGACAATGAAGTGGCGGTGGCTGCGGAGCAGCCCCGCCATCAAATATGA
- the LOC132172455 gene encoding E3 ubiquitin-protein ligase ATL41-like: protein MGRDDDIDDEGNRFGISSKIMGTAIFSLFAVVVIIVLLHIYARYLLRRQERRQRDSPYRATTTTTTTTTTTQAAPDDQIRRHPAAGKGLDPMVIASLPKLTHKPSDHSEAVECSICLSTVGEAATVRVLPNCKHMFHVECVDVWLSSNTTCPICRTAAEPRVVHPVQPTAPPAEFEKAGGSGGSRVSSFRTMLSMERSSRRVQSCGDHDEVGAEDLERQ from the coding sequence ATGGGTCGTGATGATGATATTGATGATGAAGGCAATAGATTTGGTATCAGCAGCAAGATCATGGGCACCGCTATCTTCTCCCTATTCGCCGTCGTGGTGATCATCGTCCTCCTCCATATTTACGCCAGATATCTCTTAAGACGCCAAGAAAGAAGACAGCGTGATTCGCCGTATAGGgcaacaaccaccaccaccaccaccaccaccaccacccaagCTGCACCGGATGATCAAATCCGCCGACATCCGGCGGCCGGGAAAGGTCTCGATCCGATGGTCATAGCCTCGCTGCCAAAGCTCACCCACAAACCGTCGGATCATAGTGAAGCTGTAGAGTGCTCGATTTGCTTGAGCACCGTGGGGGAGGCGGCCACCGTCAGGGTTCTACCAAATTGTAAGCATATGTTTCATGTGGAGTGCGTTGATGTGTGGCTTAGCTCGAACACAACTTGCCCCATCTGCCGCACCGCGGCTGAGCCAAGGGTGGTTCATCCGGTGCAACCCACGGCTCCGCCTGCTGAATTCGAGAAGGCGGGTGGGTCGGGCGGGTCACGAGTAAGCTCATTTCGGACGATGCTTAGCATGGAGAGATCGTCTAGGAGGGTTCAGAGTTGTGGAGATCATGATGAAGTGGGCGCAGAAGATCTAGAAAGACAGTGA